Genomic window (Zingiber officinale cultivar Zhangliang chromosome 2B, Zo_v1.1, whole genome shotgun sequence):
GTTTCTGCTGGACGAAATAAACCTATTCGCCTATCGTTGATCTCCTGCACTGGCCTTGCATTCATCGACGCGTCCTGCAAGTGAAATTAATTATCCTTAATTACTTTATCaataatgattaaaaaaaaaagtattactTACATCGCGAACAGCTTCGCTCAGAAATCTTAATTGTTCGCTTGATACTGTTCTAACCTGCAAAATCACAACCACCCTTACTAATTAAACTCAGAgccttaaatataaaattaaaatagataGAGATTAAAATCTAATAGGATATACGTCAGTTctctaaatataaaattttattttttaaatattaaaatattatttaatttagaagagagaaaaaataaaaggaataaattaaataataaaaaatagatattacataagaaagggaaaaaaatattgatattataaattatatagaaattgatatattttatagtgaaaaatagatatttaaatttaataaattaattttactacttaaaaatttttaattttaaatagaaaatCTGAGTAATATTCatcaattttttacttttttttttactaacCTCATTGATAATGGTCCAAACTACACCTTCAGTGCAAGGGGGTGTGGTTAAAGAGCCCGTGTATCTGTAGTACTGATTGCTCCCTATCTCTATCTCGCTTGGATCCACCATGCCCACCGCTTCCTCTACTTCATATCTGTCTTTGACCATATCGATGTATTTCTCCATCTGCATCAagaaattttacttaaaatttaagagaaatattttaatAGTTTTTCAGTTATCCCTGGGTGTTAGGCTGCTGAGTGCAGTCGGGTGCCCGGATCAATTCCAGACGCCCTTCATGCACTCAGCGCCCATCGTAACCAAACCGTATATATGTGAATGAAGGACCTTGGCAAGGAAGGGTTCACTGGGGCCGAGGGTGTAGAGAATGCCGACGACGGCATTGCGGTTGTCGGCGCTCTGATGAACCATGTGGAGCTCCATATCGAACCTGCGAAAAGATTGCTCAGATTTGTTGAATTCGAAGAGTTTGGAGATGAAGGGAGGGGGATCGACGCACCTGCGTCCGTTGATGGTGTGCTCCGTCGGCAAGTGCCAGTGCAGCTGCTTCAGAGCGTAGTCGATTCCGTCGATCTGCACACCTCCAACGTTGCCTTCGAACCGGAGCTGCCAGATTGAAAAATTCAGGATCAAAATCGCATCTTTCTCTTTTTGGCGTGGCcaaaatcgatttttttttttttcatggatcACTGACCATGATGTCGTGGCCGCGGTTTTTGAGCACGGTAGTGACAGGGCGGTAGGAACTGCGGAGGAAGCCCAGGAGGGGCAGAACCTCGACGCGATCGTCAGAGAGGTCCACAGGCGACTGCATCCGGCCTTGACCGCAGGCCGCCCACTCCTTGTGGACGCGCCCCCAGTTCTCTGGCCCCAACTCACTCCCTTTCTGGTAGCCGAACTCCATGTTGTCAGCTGCAATCAAGCTTTTGATCATAAATCCACATCAAGTTCAAATTTTTAAGCCGTGAAGTTTGCTCACGTACCGACTGGTTGAGAGATTGCGATGTGAGATTGCAGGAGGAGGACGAACAGGACAAGGAAAGCAGAGAGGGTCGTGAGTCTGATGTTGTGATCCGCCATTGATGACCGATTTTTTTGCACAAGAACGAAGAAGAAGACGCATAAATATATGTACAGATCAGCGGGAATGAAGAGAGAAAGTGAATCAAAAAAAGTAGCAAGCTAAGCAAGGGATCCGAGATTACTATCTTTCTTTTTGCACAtgatttatttctatatattttttttatgggaTGCGTAGATTTCTTGCTTGCACAGCGAGTGCAGTAAGAATATTTACTTACATATAAAACTGCTGGACGTTGTTCTTGCGCTGGGAAAGACAACCATTACATGCACATTTATTCCTCTTTTTTTTGTCCTTTTTTTTTAtacattaaattttaattaattatttcctATAATTACGAATGCTATTACGGGAAGATATTGTAATTAATGTGGATGCTTACTGTTTCAGTCAAATAACATAGATAGTCAAGGCTTAGTCATTGGtggttgatcccgtccggaagttgagtcggaCAGAGGTTGACCGTGTTGTCCTCgctgttgacggaaagtcgcagAGACGCCTTGTTGACCTGGCGTCTACTGGAAAAGTTCTCACGGGTGAGTGATGAGGGGTGATGACGGAGATGATGAGGCGAGGGTCTCCTGCACACACTTAGACAAGCACCCAGGTCGTTaaagaccaagaaccagggaaaaagtctccgggtcaggccctccgacgctcaagttaagtATTTTTCCCCAGAAGTACAGTGAaacgaaaggacgaaaa
Coding sequences:
- the LOC122048732 gene encoding alpha carbonic anhydrase 7-like; its protein translation is MADHNIRLTTLSAFLVLFVLLLQSHIAISQPVADNMEFGYQKGSELGPENWGRVHKEWAACGQGRMQSPVDLSDDRVEVLPLLGFLRSSYRPVTTVLKNRGHDIMLRFEGNVGGVQIDGIDYALKQLHWHLPTEHTINGRRFDMELHMVHQSADNRNAVVGILYTLGPSEPFLAKMEKYIDMVKDRYEVEEAVGMVDPSEIEIGSNQYYRYTGSLTTPPCTEGVVWTIINEVRTVSSEQLRFLSEAVRDDASMNARPVQEINDRRIGLFRPKFN